TCAACGGAGAGCGAATTATCTTTAATGAGCGTCAACACTTATGCGCACATTTTATGAAGCAGTTAATTACCCCTTGATTTTACGGAATCGAGGGGAATTAAATCCATCTAAAATTGAATACTACAATTTAATTTAGATAGCGATTCATCCCCGCAACGTTTCGTAATTACTGGGGTTTTCTCGTAAAGGATTTATAATCAGGTCTTTTCCTTATTCACGCCCGCTGGGTTCTCCCGTAGAACCGGCGGGCGTACTTTTTTGTCGTCACTCGAATTGTGCCAGAAGCCCCTACATTTATGCCGGGGAGGGATAGCGCACCGCGCAAAGCGCGGTCAGACACCAGGGCAATCGCGCTATGTTGCAGGCTTCATAAAGATTAATTTGAACCGGTAATTGTCGTTGAGCGAGGCCCGGAGTTTGCGCAGGCGGAGGCTGTCTTTGGAGGCGCAGTTGTGGCAAAGACGTTCGAGGCCATGCGCCGCACCAGA
This Gammaproteobacteria bacterium DNA region includes the following protein-coding sequences:
- a CDS encoding hypothetical protein (Evidence 5 : Unknown function), with amino-acid sequence MPQLRLQRQPPPAQTPGLAQRQLPVQINLYEACNIARLPWCLTALCAVRYPSPA